In Pongo abelii isolate AG06213 chromosome 5, NHGRI_mPonAbe1-v2.0_pri, whole genome shotgun sequence, a single genomic region encodes these proteins:
- the CALHM4 gene encoding calcium homeostasis modulator protein 4 isoform X1 translates to MCPTLNSIVSSLQRNGIFSNSLIAALTIGGQQLFSSSTFSCPCQVGKNFYYGSAFLVIPALILLVAGFALRSQMWTITGEYCCSCAPPYRRISPLECKLACLRFFSITGRAVIAPLTWLVVTLLTGTYYECAASEFASVDHYPMFDNVSASKREEILAGFPCRRSAPSDVILVRDEIALLHRYQSQMLGWILITLATIAALVSSCVARCCSPLTSLQHCYWTSHLQNERELFEQAAEQHSRLLIMHRIKKLFGFIPGSEDVKHIRIPSCQDWKDISVPTLLCMGDDLQGHYSFLGNRVDEDNEEDRSRGIELKP, encoded by the exons ATGTGCCCAACTCTCAACAGTATTGTGTCTTCTCTGCAGAGAAATGGAATATTTAGCAATTCTTTAATTGCAGCCTTGACTATTGGTGGGCAACAACTCTTCTCCTCTTCCACATTCAGCTGTCCTTGTCAGGTTGGAAAAAATTTCTATTATGGTTCTGCTTTTCTTGTCATTCCTGCCTTGATCCTTCTCGTTGCTGGCTTTGCTCTGAGAAGCCAAATGTGGACAATTACCGGTGAATACTGCTGCAGCTGTGCCCCTCCATACAGGAGAATCAGCCCCCTAGAGTGCAAGCTGGCTTGCCTTAGGTTCTTCAGCATCACTGGGAGGGCAGTTATTGCTCCTTTAACCTGGCTGGTGGTGACCCTGCTGACAGGCACGTACTATGAATGTGCAGCAAGTGAATTTGCATCTGTGGACCATTACCCAATGTTTGATAATGTCAGTGCCAGCAAACGAGAAGAGATCCTAGCTGGGTTTCCATGTCGCAGATCAGCTCCTTCTGACGTGATCCTAGTAAGAGATGAAATAGCTCTTCTGCACAGATACCAGTCACAG ATGCTGGGTTGGATTTTGATCACCTTGGCAACCATCGCTGCCTTAGTCTCCTCCTGTGTGGCAAGGTGCTGCTCTCCCCTCACCTCTCTGCAACATTGCTACTGGACCAGCCACCTCCAGAATGAGAGAGAACTCTTTGAACAAGCAGCAGAGCAGCACTCTCGGCTCCTCATCATGCATCGCATAAAGAAGCTATTTGGCTTCATTCCCGGGAGTGAAGACGTCAAACACATCCGTATTCCTTCTTGTCAGGACTGGAAAGATATTTCAGTACCCACTCTTTTATGCATGGGTGATGACTTGCAAGGTCACTATAGCTTCCTTGGAAATAGGGTGGATGAGGATAATGAGGAAGACAGATCAAGAGGTATTGAATTAAAACCTTGA